Proteins from one Gilliamella sp. ESL0443 genomic window:
- the ettA gene encoding energy-dependent translational throttle protein EttA, protein MAQYVYTMNRVGKIVPPKRYILKDISLSFFPGAKIGVLGLNGAGKSTLLRIMAGVDTEIEGEARPQPDIKIGYLPQEPKLDPKQTVREAIEQAVGDAKKALARLDEVYAAYADPDADFDKLAKEQAELEAIIQSQDAHNLDNQLERAADALRLPDWDAKIENLSGGERRRVAICQLLLEKPDMLLIDEPTNHLDAESVAWLERFLHDYEGTVVAVTHDRYFLDNVAGWILELDRGEGIPWEGNYSSWLEQKDQRLAQEAATESARRKSIEKELEWVRQNPKGRQAKSKARLARFEELNSNDYQKRNETNELFIPPGQRLGDKVIEVANLTKSYGDRVLIDNLSFSIPKGAIVGIIGPNGAGKSTLFRMLSGKEQPDSGTITLGDTVQLASVDQFRDSMDDNKTVWDEISNGQDIMRIGNFEIPSRAYVGRFNFKGVDQQKRVGELSGGERGRVHLAKLLQVGGNVLLLDEPTNDLDVETLRALENALLEFPGCALVISHDRWFLDRIATHILDYQDEGHVEFFEGNFTEYEEWKKRTLGAEALEPKRAKYKRITK, encoded by the coding sequence ATGGCGCAATATGTTTATACCATGAATCGTGTTGGGAAGATTGTTCCTCCTAAACGTTATATTTTAAAAGATATCTCATTAAGTTTTTTCCCCGGTGCCAAAATTGGTGTTCTTGGCTTAAATGGGGCAGGTAAATCGACATTACTACGAATTATGGCAGGAGTGGATACCGAAATTGAAGGTGAAGCTCGTCCACAGCCGGACATAAAAATAGGTTATTTACCGCAAGAACCTAAACTTGATCCTAAGCAAACTGTACGTGAAGCTATTGAGCAAGCCGTTGGTGATGCCAAAAAAGCATTGGCTCGTTTAGATGAAGTTTATGCGGCTTATGCTGATCCAGATGCTGATTTTGACAAATTAGCCAAAGAACAAGCCGAACTTGAAGCCATTATACAATCGCAAGATGCGCATAATCTGGATAATCAATTAGAACGAGCTGCTGATGCACTACGCTTGCCTGATTGGGATGCAAAAATCGAAAATTTATCGGGTGGTGAACGCCGTCGAGTGGCGATTTGTCAGTTATTGTTGGAAAAACCAGACATGTTATTAATTGACGAACCGACTAACCATTTAGATGCTGAATCTGTCGCATGGTTAGAACGCTTTTTACATGACTATGAAGGCACGGTGGTCGCTGTAACCCATGACCGTTATTTCTTAGACAATGTTGCTGGTTGGATTTTAGAGCTAGACCGTGGTGAAGGTATTCCATGGGAAGGTAATTATTCATCTTGGCTTGAACAGAAAGATCAGCGATTAGCGCAAGAAGCGGCAACCGAATCAGCTCGCCGTAAATCGATTGAAAAAGAGCTTGAATGGGTGCGTCAAAATCCAAAAGGTCGCCAAGCAAAAAGCAAGGCTCGTTTAGCGCGTTTTGAAGAGCTTAATAGCAACGATTACCAAAAACGTAATGAGACCAATGAACTCTTTATTCCGCCTGGGCAACGTTTAGGTGATAAAGTCATTGAAGTCGCTAATTTAACTAAATCATATGGCGATCGAGTATTAATCGATAATCTCTCATTTAGTATTCCTAAAGGGGCGATTGTTGGGATCATTGGTCCAAATGGTGCGGGTAAATCGACGCTATTTAGAATGCTATCGGGTAAAGAACAACCAGATTCAGGAACTATCACATTAGGTGATACCGTACAACTTGCCTCTGTCGATCAATTCCGTGACAGTATGGATGATAATAAGACTGTTTGGGATGAAATTTCAAATGGACAAGACATCATGCGTATTGGTAACTTCGAAATCCCAAGCCGTGCTTATGTTGGTCGCTTTAATTTTAAAGGTGTGGATCAACAAAAACGAGTTGGTGAATTGTCTGGTGGTGAACGTGGTCGGGTGCATTTAGCTAAATTACTTCAAGTTGGTGGTAATGTACTATTACTCGATGAGCCAACCAATGACCTTGATGTTGAAACACTGCGAGCGCTTGAAAATGCGTTATTAGAGTTTCCGGGCTGTGCATTAGTCATTTCGCATGACCGTTGGTTCTTAGACCGCATTGCAACTCATATTCTCGATTACCAAGACGAAGGGCATGTTGAGTTCTTTGAAGGTAACTTTACCGAATATGAAGAGTGGAAAAAACGGACTTTAGGCGCGGAGGCACTTGAACCTAAACGAGCCAAATATAAACGAATTACAAAATAA
- a CDS encoding YcxB family protein has translation MSNITVNCHIDRQYLVDTYYALLDCLDNDFAEQLDDSIADNMRNFTFTFDNEKIVQLNRDKNEVSTFYYSDLYQIKETTTGLFFFSNKIIFEFVRYDLFQPDELLLLKDYLAPYLNKNQQPEIATVNYQFDYQKVYAFICYQFRNSRKRMFILSTILLFLSLLLFPKNPTLSVLIFILPILLLTLFLANFKKQSKKQVLTLNERFGSMTCIFYDDHLTFNYKKTVGSFNINYAEFHKIDKTSKGYVFFIQESSGYYFFYNEFSLEQQQALEEKLKHYKNYSVK, from the coding sequence ATGAGTAATATCACCGTTAATTGCCACATTGATCGACAATATTTAGTCGATACTTATTACGCACTGCTAGATTGTTTAGATAATGATTTTGCAGAACAATTAGATGATTCGATTGCTGATAATATGCGTAATTTTACCTTCACCTTCGATAATGAAAAAATAGTACAGCTAAATAGAGATAAAAACGAAGTCAGTACTTTCTATTACTCTGATTTGTATCAAATAAAAGAAACCACAACTGGATTATTTTTTTTTAGTAATAAGATTATTTTTGAATTTGTTCGTTATGATCTTTTTCAACCGGATGAGTTACTGCTGCTAAAAGATTATCTGGCTCCTTATTTAAACAAAAACCAACAACCCGAAATAGCAACGGTAAATTATCAATTTGACTATCAAAAAGTATATGCTTTTATTTGTTATCAATTTCGAAATTCAAGAAAAAGGATGTTTATTTTATCTACTATCCTTTTATTTTTGAGTTTGTTGCTATTTCCAAAAAATCCTACTTTATCAGTACTAATTTTCATACTGCCTATTTTATTACTTACCTTATTTTTGGCTAATTTTAAAAAACAATCAAAAAAGCAGGTTTTAACATTGAATGAACGCTTTGGCAGTATGACCTGTATTTTTTATGATGATCATCTAACATTCAATTACAAAAAAACAGTTGGATCTTTTAATATTAACTATGCTGAATTTCATAAAATAGATAAAACATCAAAAGGTTATGTGTTTTTCATACAAGAGAGTTCGGGGTATTACTTTTTTTATAACGAGTTTAGTTTAGAACAACAACAAGCGCTGGAAGAGAAACTGAAACACTATAAAAATTATTCAGTGAAATAA
- the nfsB gene encoding oxygen-insensitive NAD(P)H nitroreductase, translating to MNIVEISQKRYTTKHYDKTKKIPQDKIEQLLTVLRNSPSSVNSQPWHFYVIDNEAAKNKILPAIADFNQPRVTGSSHTIVFCIKTPLDEAHLVNLLNQEEKDGRLPSAELKASQDQGRRYFVNLNSKTPESQQCWEGKQAYIALGQLLFAAAAIGVDSTAIEGYDSAKMDEILDLKSKGLKSIVVATLGYRAQDDGNAHRPKSRLPKDQIFTFL from the coding sequence ATGAATATTGTCGAAATTTCACAAAAACGTTATACCACCAAACATTATGACAAAACGAAAAAGATTCCCCAAGATAAGATTGAGCAGTTATTAACTGTTTTAAGAAACAGTCCGTCATCGGTCAACTCTCAACCGTGGCATTTTTATGTTATTGATAATGAAGCGGCCAAAAATAAAATTTTGCCGGCAATAGCTGATTTTAATCAACCACGTGTCACCGGCTCATCACATACTATTGTTTTTTGTATTAAAACTCCGTTGGATGAAGCCCATTTAGTTAATCTCCTTAATCAAGAAGAGAAAGACGGTCGTTTGCCTTCGGCGGAATTAAAGGCGTCTCAAGATCAGGGACGCCGTTATTTTGTAAATTTAAATAGCAAAACACCTGAATCACAACAGTGCTGGGAAGGTAAACAAGCCTATATTGCATTAGGGCAATTGCTTTTTGCTGCTGCGGCAATTGGTGTTGATTCTACCGCAATAGAGGGTTACGATTCTGCTAAAATGGATGAAATTTTAGATCTTAAAAGCAAAGGATTGAAAAGCATTGTGGTTGCAACGTTAGGTTATCGTGCTCAAGATGATGGTAATGCGCATCGTCCAAAATCACGTCTGCCGAAAGATCAAATCTTCACCTTTTTATAA
- the leuA gene encoding 2-isopropylmalate synthase, with protein sequence MSDQIIIFDTTLRDGEQALQASLSVKEKLQIALALERMRVDVMEVGFPISSPGDFESVQTIAKTIKNSRVCALSRCIDKDIDVAAEALKVADQFRIHTFMATSTLHVKDKLKMTFEDVVERAVHCVKRARNYTDDVEFSCEDAGRTPIDNLCRIVEAAIQAGATTINIPDTVGYTVPYQFGGIIRTLFERVPNIDKAIISVHCHDDLGMSVANSISAIQEGARQIEGAMNGLGERAGNTALEEVIMAIKVRQNILNVHTNINHQEIYRTSQIVSQITNTPIPSNKAVIGSNAFAHSSGIHQDGVLKNRETYEIMTPESIGLNQIQLNLTSRSGRAAVKHRLEELGYHDNDYNLDQVYEAFLELADKKGQVFDYDLEALIFINQLKDDQEHYVLDYFNVQSGSTVVSTASVSLIIGDQKYSDAATGNGPVDAVYQAINRITGEPITIVKYQLASKGQGENALGQVDIVAEYKGRKFHGVGLATDIVHSSALALINVLNNVYRANQVAEQKQKLHHD encoded by the coding sequence ATGAGCGATCAGATTATTATTTTTGACACAACATTACGTGATGGTGAGCAAGCGTTACAAGCAAGTTTAAGTGTTAAAGAAAAATTACAAATAGCTTTAGCATTAGAAAGAATGCGGGTTGATGTGATGGAAGTTGGTTTTCCTATCTCATCGCCTGGTGATTTTGAATCAGTTCAAACTATTGCTAAAACCATTAAGAATAGTCGTGTATGTGCGTTGTCTCGTTGTATTGACAAAGATATTGATGTTGCCGCTGAAGCGCTAAAAGTAGCCGATCAATTTCGTATTCATACCTTTATGGCAACATCAACCTTACATGTTAAAGATAAATTAAAAATGACATTTGAAGATGTCGTTGAACGAGCGGTGCACTGTGTTAAACGTGCACGTAATTATACAGATGATGTGGAGTTTTCTTGTGAAGATGCAGGCCGTACCCCAATTGATAACTTATGTCGGATTGTTGAAGCAGCAATTCAAGCAGGGGCAACAACGATCAATATTCCGGATACTGTCGGTTATACTGTCCCTTATCAATTTGGTGGCATTATTCGTACCTTATTTGAACGTGTCCCGAACATTGATAAAGCGATTATCTCTGTTCATTGTCATGATGACTTGGGCATGTCGGTGGCTAACTCGATTAGCGCGATTCAGGAAGGTGCTCGGCAGATTGAAGGCGCGATGAATGGTTTAGGTGAACGAGCCGGTAATACTGCTTTAGAAGAAGTGATTATGGCGATCAAAGTTCGTCAAAATATCTTAAACGTTCACACTAATATCAATCATCAAGAAATCTACCGTACCAGCCAAATTGTAAGCCAAATTACTAATACACCAATACCGTCTAACAAGGCGGTTATTGGTAGCAATGCTTTTGCCCACTCTTCAGGAATACATCAAGATGGTGTATTAAAAAACCGCGAAACTTATGAAATCATGACACCAGAGTCGATCGGTTTAAATCAAATCCAATTAAATTTAACTTCACGCTCTGGTCGAGCAGCTGTTAAACATCGCCTAGAAGAATTGGGTTACCACGATAACGATTATAATTTAGATCAAGTTTATGAAGCTTTTTTAGAGCTTGCTGATAAAAAAGGCCAAGTTTTTGATTATGATTTAGAAGCTTTGATATTTATCAATCAACTTAAAGATGATCAAGAGCATTATGTTTTAGATTATTTTAATGTTCAATCAGGCTCTACTGTCGTTTCAACTGCGTCAGTAAGTTTGATTATTGGCGATCAAAAATATTCAGATGCGGCAACTGGTAATGGTCCAGTTGATGCAGTTTATCAAGCAATAAATCGTATTACCGGTGAACCAATTACCATTGTAAAATATCAATTAGCCTCTAAAGGTCAAGGTGAAAATGCCTTAGGTCAAGTTGATATCGTTGCCGAATATAAAGGGCGCAAATTTCACGGTGTTGGGCTTGCGACTGATATTGTTCATTCATCCGCATTAGCATTAATTAATGTTTTAAATAATGTTTATAGAGCTAATCAAGTTGCTGAGCAAAAACAAAAATTGCACCACGATTAA
- the leuB gene encoding 3-isopropylmalate dehydrogenase encodes MSQNYHFAVLPGDGIGPEVMKQAYKVLEVIRQKYNLAITTSEYDVGGAAIDIHGCPLPKETLEGCEKADAILFGSVGGPKWTNLPPDQQPERGALLPLRKHFKLFANMRPASLYQGLEELCPLREDIAKRGFDILCMRELTGGIYFGLPKGREGSGPQERAFDTEVYHRFEIERIAKMAFEAAKIRRKKVTSVDKANVLQTSILWREVVNEVAKQYPDVALEHMYIDNATMQLVKDPSQFDVLLCSNLFGDILSDECAMITGSMGMLPSASLNEDGFGLYEPAGGSAPDIAGKNIANPAAQILSLALLVRYSLKRDDIAKAIENAVNKALEQGTRTIDLARGGSYVSTDEMGDTICRLI; translated from the coding sequence ATGTCTCAAAATTACCATTTTGCAGTATTACCTGGCGACGGTATTGGTCCAGAAGTGATGAAACAGGCTTATAAAGTGCTTGAAGTCATTCGTCAAAAATATAACCTTGCAATTACGACTAGTGAATATGATGTCGGTGGTGCAGCAATTGATATTCATGGTTGTCCATTACCTAAAGAAACACTAGAAGGTTGTGAAAAAGCCGATGCTATTTTGTTTGGCTCAGTTGGTGGTCCAAAATGGACAAACTTACCGCCAGATCAACAACCTGAACGCGGAGCTTTATTACCATTACGAAAACATTTTAAATTATTTGCGAATATGCGTCCTGCTAGTTTATATCAAGGTTTAGAAGAATTATGTCCCTTACGTGAAGATATTGCTAAGCGTGGTTTTGATATTTTATGTATGCGTGAGCTAACTGGTGGTATCTATTTTGGTTTACCTAAAGGGCGTGAAGGTTCTGGCCCTCAAGAACGTGCTTTTGATACTGAAGTTTATCACCGTTTTGAAATTGAGCGTATAGCTAAAATGGCATTTGAAGCTGCAAAAATTCGTCGTAAAAAAGTCACTTCTGTTGATAAAGCTAATGTATTACAAACATCAATATTGTGGCGTGAAGTTGTAAACGAAGTTGCTAAACAATATCCAGATGTCGCACTTGAACATATGTATATCGATAATGCAACCATGCAACTTGTTAAAGATCCTTCTCAATTTGATGTATTATTATGTTCTAATCTATTTGGTGATATTCTATCTGATGAGTGCGCTATGATTACCGGTTCAATGGGAATGCTACCGTCTGCTAGCTTGAATGAAGATGGATTTGGATTATATGAACCAGCTGGCGGTAGTGCACCAGATATTGCTGGTAAAAATATTGCTAATCCAGCGGCACAAATTTTATCTTTAGCATTATTAGTGCGTTATAGTTTAAAACGTGATGATATCGCCAAAGCTATTGAAAATGCAGTTAATAAAGCTTTAGAACAAGGGACCCGCACTATCGATCTTGCTCGTGGTGGTAGTTATGTTTCAACCGATGAAATGGGTGATACTATTTGTCGTTTAATTTAA
- the leuC gene encoding 3-isopropylmalate dehydratase large subunit gives MSTKPKTLYQKLYDAHVVYEAPNETPILYIDRHLVHEVTSPQAFDGLRTMNRKVRQPHKTFATMDHNTSTKSNELSACSEMARIQLTELAKNAEEFGVSLYGLQSPLRGIVHVVGPEQGMTLPGMTIVCGDSHTATHGAFGALAFGIGTSEVEHVLATQTLKQGRAKTMKIEVKGKVASGITAKDIILAIIGKTTSAGGTGHVVEFCGEAITSLSMEGRMTLCNMAIEMGAKAGLVAPDEITFEYLKGRQFSPKGADFEQAVAYWKTLKTDEGAHFDTIVTLEAKDIAPQVTWGTNPGQVTAIDKQVPNPQDFSDPIEKQSAERALAYMGLTAGTKMSDIKINKVFIGSCTNSRIEDLRAAAEVAKGRKVADGVQALVVPGSGPVREQAEAEGLDKIFIDAGFEWRLPGCSMCLAMNDDKLAPGDRCASTSNRNFEGRQGRDARTHLVSPAMAAAAAITGHFTDIRKPF, from the coding sequence ATGTCTACAAAACCAAAAACATTGTATCAAAAATTATATGATGCACATGTTGTCTATGAAGCACCGAATGAGACCCCTATTTTGTATATCGATCGCCATTTGGTTCATGAAGTAACCTCTCCTCAAGCCTTTGACGGCTTACGAACGATGAATCGTAAAGTCCGCCAACCACATAAAACATTTGCTACGATGGATCACAATACTTCAACGAAAAGCAATGAGTTAAGTGCTTGTAGCGAGATGGCTCGAATCCAGTTAACTGAGTTAGCTAAGAATGCTGAAGAATTTGGCGTATCTTTATATGGTTTACAAAGTCCATTACGAGGTATCGTTCATGTTGTTGGACCTGAACAAGGCATGACATTGCCTGGTATGACCATTGTGTGTGGTGACTCACATACTGCAACGCATGGTGCTTTTGGTGCATTAGCTTTTGGTATTGGGACATCAGAAGTTGAACATGTTTTAGCTACCCAAACCTTAAAACAAGGTCGAGCTAAAACCATGAAAATTGAAGTAAAAGGCAAAGTAGCCAGTGGCATAACTGCTAAAGATATTATTTTAGCCATCATTGGCAAAACAACGAGCGCTGGTGGTACTGGCCATGTAGTTGAATTTTGCGGGGAAGCAATTACATCTTTGTCAATGGAAGGTCGAATGACATTATGTAACATGGCGATTGAAATGGGTGCCAAAGCGGGACTAGTTGCACCGGATGAAATCACATTTGAATATTTGAAAGGTCGACAATTTTCACCTAAAGGGGCAGATTTTGAGCAAGCAGTCGCTTATTGGAAAACCTTAAAAACAGATGAAGGTGCACATTTCGATACGATTGTAACTTTGGAAGCTAAAGATATTGCTCCACAAGTAACTTGGGGAACTAACCCAGGTCAAGTAACCGCTATTGATAAGCAAGTTCCAAATCCACAAGATTTTTCCGATCCAATTGAAAAACAGTCTGCTGAACGTGCGTTAGCTTATATGGGTTTAACTGCCGGTACTAAGATGTCTGATATTAAGATCAATAAAGTGTTTATCGGCTCTTGCACGAATTCTCGTATCGAAGATCTTCGTGCTGCGGCTGAAGTCGCCAAAGGACGCAAAGTAGCTGATGGCGTTCAAGCTTTGGTTGTTCCTGGTTCTGGGCCTGTACGTGAACAAGCGGAAGCTGAAGGATTAGACAAAATTTTCATCGATGCAGGTTTTGAATGGCGTTTACCAGGATGTTCAATGTGTTTAGCGATGAATGATGATAAGTTAGCTCCTGGCGATCGCTGTGCATCAACCAGTAATCGTAATTTCGAAGGACGACAAGGACGTGATGCCAGAACACATTTAGTTAGCCCTGCAATGGCTGCTGCTGCTGCCATTACTGGTCATTTTACTGATATTCGCAAACCATTTTAA
- the leuD gene encoding 3-isopropylmalate dehydratase small subunit, with product MAKFTKHTGLVVPLDAANVDTDAIIPKQFLQKVTRTGFGQHAFHEWRFLDDAGKQPNPEFVLNKARYKGASILLARENFGCGSSREHAPWALTDYGFKTIIGSSFADIFYNNSFNNQLLLVNLPEEDVDELFKIVEANEGIEFTIDLVNEVVIAGDKQYPFKIDAFKRHCLLNGLDNIGLTLQHEDAISAFEHKIPTFLA from the coding sequence ATGGCGAAATTTACAAAACATACTGGATTAGTCGTTCCTTTAGATGCTGCAAATGTGGATACTGATGCCATTATTCCTAAACAATTCTTACAGAAAGTTACTCGTACAGGATTTGGACAACATGCATTTCATGAATGGCGATTTTTAGATGATGCCGGTAAACAACCAAACCCAGAATTTGTGTTAAATAAAGCTCGTTATAAGGGTGCGAGTATTTTATTAGCTCGTGAAAACTTTGGCTGTGGATCTTCTCGTGAACACGCTCCATGGGCATTAACAGATTATGGTTTTAAAACTATTATAGGATCGAGTTTTGCCGATATTTTTTATAATAACTCGTTCAATAATCAACTATTGTTAGTGAATCTACCTGAAGAAGATGTTGATGAGCTTTTCAAGATTGTAGAAGCCAACGAAGGAATTGAGTTTACTATTGATTTGGTTAACGAAGTTGTCATTGCTGGAGATAAACAATATCCTTTTAAAATTGATGCTTTTAAACGCCATTGTTTATTAAATGGATTAGATAATATCGGTTTAACACTTCAACATGAAGATGCAATTAGTGCATTTGAACACAAGATTCCAACATTTTTAGCTTAA
- a CDS encoding RNA polymerase factor sigma-54, translated as MKQGLQLKVSQQLSMTPQLQLAIRMLQLSTLELRQEIQTALENNPLLEVAEQYDEINVEQHEPNENIDTREALDSQEIPEDIPLDATLDDIYTAGTPSGTYSDYRNDELPIYQGETHETLHDYLNWQLDLTPFSEVDRAIALSIIEAIDERGYLTVSTEEILEEQGNSEIELDEVEAVLKRIWHFDPIGVGARTLQECLSIQIQHVTPPALVKEIINDYLDLLASHDYRTLKKRLNTSDEQLKEAINFIQHLQPYPGDSVNTTPPDYVIPDVVVKKIDGKWIAELNNDTVPTLRINQHYAAMEKVSNEHDSQYIRSHLQDANWFIKSVENRNETLLKVSQFIVEHQQDFFENGAEYMKPMILSDVAEAIDMHESTISRVTTQKYLQCPTGIFELKFFFSSHVNTQSGGEASSTAIRALIKKYISDEDSKKPLSDSKLVSLLENQGIIIARRTVAKYREALSIPPSSHRKQL; from the coding sequence ATGAAACAAGGGTTACAACTGAAGGTATCGCAACAGTTGTCAATGACGCCACAATTGCAACTAGCGATTCGAATGTTGCAATTGTCTACATTAGAATTACGACAAGAAATTCAAACCGCACTTGAAAACAATCCACTATTAGAGGTTGCTGAGCAATACGATGAGATCAATGTTGAACAGCATGAACCTAACGAAAATATTGATACTCGTGAAGCACTCGATAGTCAAGAAATCCCAGAGGATATTCCTTTAGATGCAACTTTAGATGATATCTATACAGCGGGCACACCATCAGGAACCTATTCTGATTATCGTAATGATGAGTTACCCATCTATCAAGGTGAAACACACGAAACCTTGCATGATTATTTAAATTGGCAGTTAGATTTAACGCCTTTTAGTGAGGTTGATCGTGCAATTGCGCTATCCATTATTGAAGCAATAGACGAAAGAGGTTACCTGACTGTTTCAACTGAAGAAATTTTAGAGGAACAAGGTAATAGTGAAATTGAGCTCGACGAGGTTGAAGCTGTATTAAAGCGAATTTGGCATTTTGATCCGATCGGGGTTGGGGCAAGAACATTACAAGAATGTTTATCTATTCAAATTCAACATGTCACTCCACCGGCGTTAGTAAAAGAGATCATTAATGACTATTTAGATTTATTAGCAAGTCATGATTACCGAACACTAAAAAAACGATTAAATACTTCTGATGAACAACTAAAAGAGGCTATTAATTTTATTCAACATTTACAGCCTTATCCGGGGGATTCTGTTAATACCACGCCACCTGATTATGTTATTCCGGACGTTGTAGTGAAAAAAATTGATGGTAAATGGATAGCAGAATTAAATAATGATACTGTTCCAACGCTACGTATTAATCAACACTATGCTGCGATGGAAAAAGTCAGCAATGAACATGACAGCCAATATATTCGCTCACATTTACAAGACGCTAATTGGTTTATAAAAAGTGTCGAGAATCGTAACGAGACGTTATTAAAAGTTAGTCAATTTATTGTTGAGCATCAACAAGACTTTTTTGAAAATGGCGCTGAATATATGAAGCCAATGATTTTATCTGATGTTGCTGAAGCTATAGATATGCATGAATCGACTATTTCACGAGTGACAACGCAAAAATATTTACAATGCCCAACCGGTATTTTTGAGTTAAAATTCTTTTTCTCAAGTCATGTTAACACTCAATCAGGTGGGGAAGCCTCTTCCACAGCAATTCGGGCATTAATTAAAAAATATATTTCAGATGAAGATTCTAAAAAACCTCTGAGTGATAGTAAATTAGTCTCACTCCTTGAAAATCAAGGTATCATAATTGCTCGCCGTACAGTGGCCAAATATCGTGAAGCGTTATCAATACCTCCATCAAGCCATCGAAAACAACTTTAA
- the lptB gene encoding LPS export ABC transporter ATP-binding protein, whose product MSILKAENLAKVYKKRRVVEDVSLTVNSGEIVGLLGPNGAGKTTTFYMVVGIVTLNAGRIYLDDHDISILPLHERAQKGIGYLPQEASIFRKLSVIDNIMAILETRQDIDKNEKLNRAEELLEEFHITHIRDNIGQSLSGGERRRVEIARALAANPKFILLDEPFAGVDPISVIDIKNIIKHLRDRGLGVLITDHNVRETLDVCERAYIVNKGHLIAEGTPDSILNNEYVKRVYLGHEFRL is encoded by the coding sequence ATGTCAATTTTAAAAGCTGAAAACCTCGCAAAAGTCTATAAAAAACGACGTGTTGTTGAAGATGTAAGTCTCACTGTCAATTCTGGTGAAATTGTTGGTTTACTTGGTCCTAACGGTGCGGGTAAAACTACTACTTTTTATATGGTAGTTGGCATTGTGACTTTAAATGCAGGAAGAATCTATCTTGATGATCATGATATCAGTATTTTACCATTACATGAGCGTGCTCAAAAAGGTATTGGTTATCTACCTCAAGAAGCCTCAATATTTAGAAAATTATCTGTTATAGATAATATTATGGCTATTTTAGAAACACGCCAAGATATTGACAAAAATGAAAAATTAAATCGAGCAGAAGAGTTACTTGAAGAATTTCATATCACACATATTCGAGACAATATAGGCCAATCTTTATCAGGCGGTGAAAGACGAAGAGTTGAAATTGCTCGAGCTTTGGCTGCTAATCCAAAATTTATTTTACTTGATGAACCATTCGCTGGGGTTGATCCGATTTCTGTTATTGATATCAAAAATATCATTAAACATCTACGAGATCGTGGGTTAGGCGTACTAATTACCGATCATAATGTCCGCGAAACGCTTGATGTTTGTGAACGTGCCTATATAGTAAATAAAGGACATTTAATTGCTGAAGGTACGCCAGATAGCATATTAAATAATGAATATGTAAAACGCGTTTACTTAGGACATGAATTCAGATTATAG
- the lptA gene encoding lipopolysaccharide transport periplasmic protein LptA: MRLRKQAIYPLFFMLYVSFACFADEPNFEASSHQKDQKMVVNDKPITIDADNQQIDIEKNIITFSGNVQIVQEGLTIWADKVVITDMQDSTKQKITGYGNPVRYKQVMPKNNKVVTGHSSQVIYDVKESNIVLQGDAELIQQDNRIKSPIITYDVKKQRILAQPGNAGRVKSTIIPSQVKEMNK, from the coding sequence ATGAGATTGAGAAAACAAGCAATTTATCCATTATTTTTTATGTTATATGTATCATTTGCTTGTTTTGCAGATGAGCCTAATTTTGAAGCGTCTTCCCATCAAAAAGATCAAAAGATGGTTGTTAATGATAAACCTATTACAATTGATGCAGATAACCAACAAATTGATATTGAAAAAAATATTATTACTTTTAGTGGTAATGTACAGATTGTTCAGGAAGGTCTTACCATTTGGGCTGATAAGGTTGTTATAACCGATATGCAAGACTCCACCAAACAAAAAATTACTGGATATGGTAACCCTGTAAGATATAAGCAAGTTATGCCTAAAAATAATAAAGTTGTAACAGGTCATTCATCACAGGTTATTTATGATGTGAAAGAAAGTAATATTGTACTGCAAGGTGATGCGGAGCTTATTCAGCAAGATAACCGTATAAAAAGTCCAATCATTACTTATGATGTCAAAAAACAACGAATACTTGCGCAGCCGGGTAATGCAGGACGGGTAAAATCTACTATCATCCCAAGTCAAGTTAAAGAGATGAATAAATAA